The following nucleotide sequence is from Nitrospinota bacterium.
CCGAGCCGAAAGTGCGCGGGGTGCTGACCAAGGAACAGGTTGAAGAATCATTCGACTTGGCCTATCATTTGAAGAATATAGACTATATCTTCGACCGCGTATTCGAAAGCGAGGACTAAATGGCCGTGGATGCTGTAACAAGAGGTGACGCTCTTTACGAGGGGAAAGCGAAGATCATATACTCCACCTCGTCGCCAGACCTGTTCATCCAGTACTTCAAGGATGACGCGACTGCGTTCAACGGCAAGAAAAAAGGGACCATCACCAACAAGGGGGTGTGCAACAACGCCATATCCTCCCACATCTTCGGCCTCCTGGAAAAGGAAGGGATCAAGACCCACTATGTGGACACCCCGTCCGAGCGGGAGATGGTGGTGAAAAAGGTCTCCATCATCCCTGTGGAGGTGGTGATGCGAAACGTCGTGGCCGGGTCGCTTTCCACCCGGATGGGCGTTCCGGAGGGGACCACGCTTTCCGAGCCTGTGCTGGAGTATTACTACAAGAACGACGAACTGGGCGACCCGATGATTAACCAGCATCACATCCGGGCGTTCAACCTTGCCACGGACGAGGAGATGCGGACGGTGGCGGACCTTTCATTCAGGATCAACGGCTGGCTGACGGCGTTTTTCACAAGGATGGGGATAACGCTTGTGGACTATAAGCTGGAGTTTGGCAGGAGCCCGGAAGGTGTGCTGCTGGCCGACGAGATCAGCCCGGACGGATGCCGCCTTTGGGACAAGGCCACCGGGGAGAAGATGGACAAGGACAGGTTCCGGCGCGACCTGGGCAGGCTCACCGAGGTGTACGAGGAGATGCGCGGCCGGGTTCTGGCGGCGCGTTGAGGGGACGGCGGGGATAGATGAAAGCAAAAATCACTGTGACGTTGAAGACCGGGATACTCGACCCGCAGGGCCGGGCGATCCAGGGGGCGCTGGAATCACTGGAC
It contains:
- a CDS encoding phosphoribosylaminoimidazolesuccinocarboxamide synthase is translated as MAVDAVTRGDALYEGKAKIIYSTSSPDLFIQYFKDDATAFNGKKKGTITNKGVCNNAISSHIFGLLEKEGIKTHYVDTPSEREMVVKKVSIIPVEVVMRNVVAGSLSTRMGVPEGTTLSEPVLEYYYKNDELGDPMINQHHIRAFNLATDEEMRTVADLSFRINGWLTAFFTRMGITLVDYKLEFGRSPEGVLLADEISPDGCRLWDKATGEKMDKDRFRRDLGRLTEVYEEMRGRVLAAR